One segment of Clostridium ljungdahlii DSM 13528 DNA contains the following:
- a CDS encoding DUF2889 domain-containing protein, producing the protein MEKSLYSRNFEVNYYEVEDNIWRTTSHLMDHQHDIQVIVDVSVPDMIILDARVELLRYPMRECILIKDKIKELIGVNVISEFRSKCDELFSSEMGCGNVRMLLGTSVPGVIYNYFPHQIKIGNMTEKKWWDYCKEKLPKACVAHTIMSN; encoded by the coding sequence ATGGAAAAGAGTCTTTATTCAAGAAATTTTGAAGTAAACTATTATGAAGTGGAGGATAATATTTGGAGAACTACCTCACATCTAATGGATCATCAACATGATATTCAAGTAATAGTAGATGTATCTGTGCCAGATATGATTATATTGGATGCCAGGGTAGAATTATTACGTTATCCAATGAGGGAGTGTATTTTAATTAAGGATAAAATAAAAGAATTAATAGGTGTTAATGTTATTTCAGAATTTCGCTCTAAATGTGATGAATTGTTTTCTAGTGAAATGGGGTGCGGCAATGTTAGAATGCTTCTTGGAACTTCTGTGCCCGGGGTAATCTATAATTATTTTCCACATCAAATTAAAATAGGAAATATGACAGAAAAGAAATGGTGGGATTATTGCAAAGAAAAACTCCCTAAGGCATGTGTAGCTCATACAATAATGAGTAATTGA
- a CDS encoding PadR family transcriptional regulator — protein sequence MKVQLYILGILMRYGPQHGYSIKQIVSDNIAAFAKIKLPTIYYHLDKLAEKGYINSVIEKDGNRPEKTVYSITDLGIAYFNSLLNKILAKNYSVEFDFDGVLYFSDFADKDTVIKNLNIQKEYIENKLKELARNKDNTVSKLLPDYRIYCISIFNHHIYHLETELKWINETLKELS from the coding sequence ATGAAAGTACAATTATATATTCTAGGGATTCTTATGAGATATGGTCCTCAACATGGATATAGTATAAAACAAATAGTATCAGATAACATAGCAGCCTTTGCTAAAATCAAACTTCCTACAATTTATTATCATTTAGATAAACTTGCTGAAAAAGGTTATATAAATTCTGTTATCGAAAAGGATGGCAATAGGCCTGAAAAAACAGTATATTCTATTACTGATTTAGGAATTGCTTATTTTAATTCTTTGCTTAATAAAATTTTAGCTAAAAATTATAGTGTAGAATTTGATTTTGATGGAGTATTATATTTTTCTGACTTTGCTGATAAAGATACTGTTATTAAAAATTTAAATATACAAAAAGAGTATATAGAAAATAAGCTGAAAGAATTAGCTAGAAATAAGGATAATACAGTAAGCAAATTGTTACCTGATTACAGAATTTACTGTATTAGCATATTTAATCATCATATATATCATTTAGAAACTGAATTAAAATGGATAAATGAAACATTGAAGGAACTCTCTTAA
- a CDS encoding GerAB/ArcD/ProY family transporter — translation MRYDKFTREQIVFLTYASGCGNMAFNFIWAVYLSGRSGWVAMCIGILLTIPIAIVIVYLSKKYPECNIFDIINISFGKPLYIIVIIINAVINIVLAAIVLNFMTGTVKIHFLQLTPVWVIMTVILIMAFLFVNNKPLLFGRAIELLTVWYILNYFTGFSLAFVSKFDFKNIFPIFDTTLLKFGQATYFSLCSASEILLFIIVMVGDMPQTTGNRKSIIKGIVLWSFILSLAVFIMQGISGSRLLLRTSSTGIELSRAIYLGDFFRGLEIFILATYQLIATLRLSLYLYCTWIPIKKLFNEKYSFIILLLISIIIIIPSIKLNSYNKAFFASIFMDYYILLPFVAFIIIIAFLGDYIKGKMSGSDVG, via the coding sequence TTGAGGTATGATAAATTCACAAGAGAACAAATTGTTTTTCTTACGTATGCAAGTGGATGTGGTAATATGGCATTTAATTTTATTTGGGCTGTATATTTATCAGGAAGAAGTGGATGGGTTGCAATGTGTATAGGAATTCTTTTGACCATTCCTATTGCCATTGTAATAGTATATTTAAGCAAAAAGTATCCTGAATGTAATATATTTGACATTATAAATATTAGTTTTGGAAAACCTTTATATATAATTGTGATAATAATTAATGCAGTAATAAATATTGTTTTAGCAGCAATTGTTTTGAATTTTATGACCGGAACAGTTAAGATACACTTTTTACAATTAACTCCTGTATGGGTGATTATGACTGTTATTCTTATCATGGCCTTTTTATTTGTAAATAATAAACCCTTGCTATTTGGAAGAGCTATAGAACTACTAACAGTATGGTATATATTAAATTATTTTACAGGGTTTTCTCTTGCTTTTGTGAGCAAATTTGATTTTAAAAACATATTTCCTATATTTGATACTACACTATTAAAATTTGGGCAGGCGACATACTTTTCATTATGTTCAGCCTCAGAAATATTACTGTTTATAATAGTAATGGTTGGTGATATGCCTCAAACCACTGGTAATAGAAAAAGTATAATAAAAGGAATTGTTCTTTGGTCGTTCATATTATCGTTGGCAGTATTTATTATGCAGGGTATATCTGGCAGCAGATTATTATTACGTACCTCATCCACAGGAATTGAACTATCAAGAGCTATTTATCTTGGAGATTTTTTTAGAGGACTGGAAATATTCATTCTAGCTACGTATCAACTAATCGCTACTTTAAGATTATCATTATATTTATATTGTACATGGATACCTATAAAAAAATTATTTAATGAGAAATATTCTTTTATTATATTGCTTTTAATTTCAATTATAATCATAATCCCATCTATAAAATTAAATTCCTATAATAAAGCATTTTTTGCTTCTATATTTATGGATTATTATATTCTTTTACCTTTTGTAGCGTTTATTATAATAATAGCTTTTCTTGGTGATTATATTAAGGGAAAAATGTCTGGAAGTGATGTGGGATGA
- a CDS encoding penicillin-binding transpeptidase domain-containing protein, producing the protein MKTKKFVKKNKFIFAGILLIIVFLGLVGRLGYLMVAKGSEYKSMAIEQQTTTIPISAKRGEILDRNSNELAVNESIYRVDLDLKTLRQTLSERKMSFSQLADKLSPILNMKSGDIIKVLSTTLPNGLPANSALLKRQIEKPVMTQVKALNIKGIIISPDTKRYYVNGNFMTSILGLVNPEGDGISGAEMSYDKELSGTPGSMTYEKDAKNNQLPYESEKYTPPVDGKNVILTIDSVIQQYAEQAAQKALEDNNAKAVNILVMNPQNGEILAMANKPSVDLNNAASIAKNSKDAEMLWKNPSIQDNFEPGSIFKVVTAASALENNIGLNDTYICDGSITIDKSPIHCWNLNGHGSESFVDIIKNSCNVGFAELGNKLGKDKLVATAQKMGFGQKTGIDLPGESAGILRSPDQINRFDLSELAFGQGVAVNQVQYMAAFNSIANGGTWIRPHVMKSIAHIDDTNNEVVDKKYSNYGKKTVYDAKLASELRDDLTKVVTSGVGQNAFLQGLDIAGKTGTAQVADPKTGGYAVGKYMSSFAGMAPEENPKITLLVSVDEPSGSNYYASDVSAPVAKTLFQEIFNYIGIKGEKSVLN; encoded by the coding sequence ATGAAAACAAAAAAATTTGTTAAAAAAAATAAATTTATATTTGCTGGTATACTATTGATTATTGTATTTTTAGGACTAGTTGGAAGGTTAGGGTATTTAATGGTAGCAAAGGGTTCTGAATATAAATCAATGGCTATAGAGCAACAAACAACTACAATACCAATTAGTGCTAAAAGAGGAGAAATCCTAGATAGAAATTCTAATGAATTGGCAGTAAATGAAAGTATCTATAGAGTTGACTTGGATTTAAAAACATTAAGACAAACTTTAAGTGAGAGAAAAATGTCTTTTTCTCAATTAGCTGATAAATTGTCTCCCATACTTAATATGAAATCTGGCGATATTATAAAAGTATTAAGTACAACACTACCTAATGGATTGCCTGCTAATTCAGCTTTATTGAAAAGGCAGATTGAGAAACCTGTAATGACCCAGGTTAAAGCGTTAAATATTAAAGGAATTATTATTTCACCAGATACTAAAAGGTATTATGTAAATGGAAATTTTATGACAAGTATTTTAGGATTGGTGAATCCTGAAGGTGATGGAATTTCTGGAGCAGAAATGAGCTATGATAAAGAACTTTCGGGTACGCCTGGCAGTATGACTTATGAAAAAGATGCAAAAAATAATCAATTACCTTATGAATCTGAAAAATATACTCCGCCAGTAGATGGTAAAAATGTTATTTTAACAATAGATTCAGTTATTCAACAATATGCTGAACAAGCAGCTCAAAAAGCTTTAGAAGATAATAATGCGAAAGCAGTTAATATTTTAGTTATGAATCCTCAAAATGGAGAAATATTAGCAATGGCAAATAAGCCTAGTGTAGATCTTAACAACGCAGCAAGTATAGCCAAAAATTCTAAAGATGCTGAAATGCTTTGGAAAAATCCTTCTATTCAAGATAATTTTGAACCAGGGTCTATATTTAAAGTTGTTACTGCAGCAAGTGCTTTAGAAAACAATATTGGATTGAATGATACCTATATATGTGATGGAAGCATAACAATTGATAAAAGTCCTATCCACTGCTGGAATTTAAATGGGCATGGCAGCGAAAGTTTTGTGGATATAATAAAAAATTCCTGTAATGTAGGTTTTGCAGAGTTAGGAAATAAACTAGGTAAAGACAAGCTTGTTGCTACTGCGCAAAAAATGGGGTTTGGTCAAAAAACAGGAATAGATTTGCCTGGAGAATCAGCGGGTATTTTGAGAAGTCCTGATCAAATTAATAGATTTGATTTATCTGAGCTTGCTTTTGGACAAGGAGTTGCAGTCAATCAAGTTCAATACATGGCTGCTTTTAATTCAATAGCAAATGGAGGAACATGGATAAGACCGCATGTTATGAAAAGTATTGCACATATTGATGATACAAATAATGAAGTTGTAGATAAAAAATATAGTAATTATGGTAAAAAAACTGTGTATGATGCTAAATTAGCATCTGAGTTAAGAGATGATTTAACTAAAGTAGTTACTTCAGGGGTAGGACAAAATGCCTTTTTACAGGGATTAGATATTGCAGGTAAAACTGGCACGGCTCAAGTAGCTGATCCTAAAACAGGAGGTTATGCAGTGGGAAAATACATGTCTTCCTTTGCCGGTATGGCTCCTGAGGAGAACCCTAAAATAACTTTGCTTGTAAGTGTGGATGAACCTAGTGGATCAAATTATTATGCTTCAGATGTTTCAGCACCTGTGGCAAAAACTTTGTTTCAAGAGATATTTAATTATATTGGTATTAAAGGTGAGAAAAGTGTGTTAAATTAA
- a CDS encoding tRNA dihydrouridine synthase, with product MNFYFAPMEGLTGYIYRNAHNAFFNKIDKYFSPFIFANQSDKFKTKELNDILPENNQGIVLIPQLLTNNAKDFIHTSKKIKQMGYTEVNLNLGCPSGTVVSKNRGSGFLSKTKELDAFLDEIFSEAATKISVKTRIGKDSPEEFYNLIEIFNKYPIEELIIHPRIQKDFYKNKPNLKVFKDALSLSKNPICYNGDIFSVKDYKKFTTNFHSVETLMLGRGLLINPGLINDIKNNTKLDKKLLKNFHDKIYEDYKKVLFGDRNVLFRMKELWSYMIQIFSNNTKYAKKIKKSEKLYDYDAAVLSLFREQTILEN from the coding sequence ATGAATTTTTACTTTGCACCTATGGAAGGTTTGACTGGATACATTTATAGAAATGCCCATAATGCCTTTTTTAATAAAATAGATAAATACTTTTCACCTTTTATTTTTGCAAATCAAAGTGATAAGTTTAAAACAAAAGAATTAAATGATATTTTACCTGAAAACAATCAAGGTATAGTTTTGATTCCACAATTACTAACAAATAATGCAAAAGACTTCATACATACTTCAAAGAAAATAAAGCAAATGGGATATACTGAAGTCAATTTAAATTTAGGATGCCCTTCTGGAACTGTAGTTTCAAAAAATAGAGGATCTGGATTCCTTTCAAAAACAAAAGAACTTGATGCATTTTTAGATGAAATTTTTTCAGAGGCTGCAACAAAAATCTCAGTAAAAACTAGAATAGGAAAAGACAGTCCAGAAGAATTTTATAATTTGATTGAGATATTTAACAAATATCCTATAGAAGAACTTATCATTCATCCTAGGATTCAAAAAGACTTTTATAAAAATAAGCCTAATCTTAAGGTTTTTAAAGACGCCCTATCTTTAAGTAAAAATCCTATTTGCTATAATGGTGATATTTTTTCAGTCAAAGATTACAAGAAATTTACCACTAATTTTCATAGCGTAGAAACTCTAATGCTTGGTAGAGGATTATTAATCAATCCCGGATTGATTAATGATATTAAAAATAATACTAAACTAGATAAAAAATTACTAAAAAATTTTCATGACAAGATTTATGAAGATTATAAAAAAGTACTTTTTGGAGATAGAAATGTCTTGTTTAGAATGAAAGAATTATGGTCTTATATGATTCAGATATTTTCTAATAATACAAAATATGCAAAAAAAATTAAGAAATCAGAAAAATTATATGATTATGATGCGGCGGTTTTAAGCCTATTCAGAGAACAGACTATTTTAGAAAATTAA
- a CDS encoding Ger(x)C family spore germination protein, which translates to MKKAMLIISSVILMLSFVGCWDYVEYEQMTQIYALGVDLDAKSNEVTITLQYIPTAKSMGDKTNTTNSTGTVYSASGITIIDALTKLQQASPNKLFLGYLQVIVISEDAAKYLMKDLIVFFDSTSNIRNSVNIVIVPGSAQGTIATRDPNSETSSGKKMHMLLSSSQSNGTTYSVTLHDYLQMMDREGVEPVAPRMLTTVLSSDSGEALGGTRNGIRFSVEKNGNILASGMAAFKKDKFVGWLNDKESMGLNWILGNKITSYKTSNIDKPSINKDEKDLPLHANLKKMLYYYITKSGSKIRVKIENNQPAIYLEVKVEAALRKYYSDEGSEYISPDIVNSIQEKLSRSINSDIMAALEKGKGELNSDIFGFGFSLYRQHSKEWNKYYKGVWDDIFHDVPVRVNVKTKITNTGTNIKKLQIK; encoded by the coding sequence ATGAAAAAGGCAATGCTTATAATATCATCAGTAATTCTTATGCTTTCTTTCGTTGGCTGCTGGGATTATGTGGAGTATGAACAGATGACTCAAATATATGCTCTAGGAGTAGATTTAGATGCAAAATCGAATGAAGTAACTATAACACTGCAATATATTCCAACTGCTAAATCCATGGGAGATAAAACAAATACTACCAATAGTACAGGAACAGTCTATTCTGCATCTGGTATTACAATAATTGATGCCTTAACAAAGCTGCAGCAGGCAAGTCCTAATAAGCTATTTCTTGGGTATCTGCAGGTTATAGTAATTAGTGAAGATGCAGCAAAATACCTTATGAAAGATCTAATTGTATTTTTTGATAGTACCTCAAACATTCGTAATTCTGTAAACATAGTAATTGTACCTGGAAGTGCCCAGGGGACAATAGCCACTCGCGATCCCAATTCTGAAACCTCTTCGGGTAAAAAAATGCATATGCTTTTAAGCTCATCTCAAAGTAATGGTACCACATATTCCGTTACTCTGCATGATTATTTGCAGATGATGGATAGAGAAGGGGTTGAACCAGTAGCTCCCAGAATGTTAACTACAGTGCTCAGTAGTGATTCAGGCGAAGCTTTAGGTGGAACTCGAAATGGTATAAGGTTTTCTGTAGAAAAGAATGGCAATATACTTGCAAGTGGTATGGCAGCTTTTAAAAAAGATAAATTTGTTGGCTGGCTTAATGATAAGGAAAGCATGGGTCTAAATTGGATATTAGGTAATAAGATTACCTCCTATAAAACTTCTAATATAGATAAGCCTAGTATTAATAAGGATGAAAAAGATTTACCGCTTCATGCTAATCTCAAGAAAATGCTCTACTATTATATAACAAAATCAGGGAGCAAAATTAGAGTTAAAATAGAAAATAATCAACCTGCTATATATTTAGAAGTTAAGGTTGAAGCTGCCTTAAGAAAATATTATAGTGATGAGGGAAGTGAGTACATAAGTCCAGATATAGTTAATTCAATTCAGGAAAAACTATCAAGAAGTATAAATTCAGATATTATGGCAGCACTAGAAAAAGGTAAAGGTGAATTAAATTCAGATATATTTGGTTTTGGATTTAGTCTTTATAGACAACATTCTAAAGAATGGAACAAGTATTATAAAGGGGTTTGGGATGATATATTTCATGATGTTCCTGTTAGGGTAAATGTCAAGACTAAGATAACTAATACTGGAACAAATATTAAGAAGCTTCAGATTAAATAG
- a CDS encoding alpha/beta hydrolase yields the protein MIKQDLRIKNIPAILWGLKSDKLFIAIHGSMSNKADDNIVVFAEEALAKGYQVLSFDLPEHGDRNNEPYVCKVQNYVQDLSTIMDYAKSLSNNISIFACSLGAYFSLLAYSREPLKQCLFLSPVVDMERIINNMMTWFNISESKLKLEKEVPTPIGQTLYWDYYSYVKEHPIITWNCATSILYGSEDNLCELDVISAFAKHFNCKLQIMEHGEHYFHTKEHLEFFRKWVRKNIFYN from the coding sequence GTGATTAAACAAGATTTAAGAATAAAAAATATACCTGCAATCTTGTGGGGTCTCAAATCAGATAAACTATTTATAGCAATTCACGGTAGCATGTCAAATAAGGCAGATGATAACATTGTGGTATTTGCAGAAGAAGCACTAGCAAAAGGTTATCAAGTTCTTAGTTTTGACTTACCTGAGCATGGTGACCGCAATAATGAACCCTATGTCTGCAAGGTTCAAAACTATGTTCAAGACCTTAGTACCATTATGGATTATGCAAAATCACTATCAAATAATATAAGTATATTTGCCTGCAGCTTGGGAGCATATTTTAGCTTACTTGCTTACAGCCGTGAACCATTAAAACAGTGTTTGTTTCTCTCTCCTGTAGTGGATATGGAACGCATCATAAATAATATGATGACATGGTTTAACATAAGTGAAAGTAAACTAAAATTAGAAAAAGAGGTACCAACGCCTATTGGACAGACACTATATTGGGATTACTACTCCTATGTAAAAGAACATCCTATAATCACTTGGAATTGTGCTACTTCGATTCTATACGGATCAGAAGATAACTTGTGTGAGCTTGATGTGATATCTGCATTTGCAAAACACTTTAATTGTAAACTACAAATAATGGAACATGGAGAACATTACTTTCATACAAAAGAACATCTTGAATTCTTTAGAAAATGGGTGAGAAAAAATATATTTTATAATTAA
- a CDS encoding spore germination protein produces the protein MGQGKDTNYSNSFVEQNLSFIKNQLGDGIGLGEGRFKAFGGQREIGVLYVTSLCDKEFISDQVITPLLQGTLKNNIENGDISILAQTMFISPINTKIIKQKEKAAAELLKGNTVIFFEGCSSILIVQAPKMEKRSINNPENETTIFGAKESFVEDIETNISMVIRRLPIPTLKFETFTLGRLSCTNSKLLWIKGLAKDDIVEEIRRRIKDVDTEIIDGTSTLAELIQDKPTSIFPTYRLTERPDIVSRALSDGYVVILCNNSPFALIMPMTFWNNFKTIDDYSQLPFAASLLRIIRILAFIISITVSPLYLSFVTYNHTIVPPSLALNISQGRNGVPFPSIVELLAMTIIIDIIREAGTRMPGIVGYFIGTLGAVIIGQAAVSAGYISVSIIIVVAFSAIATFAISSTMLVNISRIINYFLILLSGFLGIFGFFNGSFIILWRMSILESFGVPYLYPIIPVEFQGWNDIFIRAPLKMLKNKLTLIANVSSNKAGNTKKQ, from the coding sequence ATGGGACAAGGAAAGGATACAAATTACTCGAATTCATTTGTTGAACAAAATTTATCTTTTATCAAAAATCAATTAGGAGATGGTATTGGTCTCGGTGAAGGCAGATTTAAAGCATTTGGTGGTCAAAGAGAAATTGGAGTATTGTATGTGACCAGTCTTTGTGATAAAGAGTTTATAAGTGACCAAGTTATTACCCCCCTATTACAGGGAACATTAAAAAATAATATAGAAAATGGTGACATAAGTATATTGGCACAGACAATGTTTATTTCACCAATAAATACTAAAATAATAAAACAAAAAGAAAAAGCTGCAGCTGAATTATTAAAAGGAAATACAGTAATTTTCTTTGAGGGATGCAGCAGTATACTTATAGTTCAAGCTCCAAAGATGGAAAAAAGATCTATAAATAACCCAGAAAATGAAACAACTATTTTTGGTGCTAAAGAATCCTTTGTAGAAGATATAGAAACCAATATTAGCATGGTTATTAGGAGACTTCCTATACCGACACTTAAATTTGAAACTTTCACGTTAGGAAGATTATCCTGTACAAATTCAAAATTGTTATGGATTAAAGGATTAGCTAAGGATGATATTGTAGAAGAAATCAGAAGGCGGATTAAAGATGTGGATACCGAGATAATAGATGGTACTAGTACTTTAGCTGAACTTATACAAGATAAGCCTACTAGTATATTTCCAACCTATAGATTGACAGAACGTCCAGACATAGTTTCAAGGGCTCTGTCTGACGGCTATGTTGTAATACTTTGCAATAATAGTCCCTTTGCATTGATAATGCCAATGACTTTTTGGAATAACTTTAAAACCATAGATGATTATTCACAGTTACCTTTTGCTGCTTCGCTATTAAGAATCATTAGAATTTTAGCTTTCATTATATCTATTACCGTATCACCGTTATACCTTTCCTTTGTTACCTACAATCATACTATTGTTCCACCATCTCTTGCTTTGAATATTTCTCAAGGAAGAAATGGTGTCCCATTCCCTTCAATAGTAGAGCTACTCGCCATGACGATTATAATTGATATAATTCGTGAAGCTGGAACACGTATGCCGGGAATAGTAGGTTATTTTATAGGAACTTTAGGTGCAGTTATAATCGGTCAAGCAGCTGTATCAGCAGGTTATATAAGTGTATCTATTATTATAGTGGTGGCATTTTCAGCAATAGCTACCTTTGCTATTTCATCTACTATGCTAGTAAATATTTCAAGAATAATTAATTATTTTCTAATATTGTTATCAGGATTCTTGGGTATATTTGGTTTTTTTAATGGTAGTTTTATTATTCTATGGAGAATGTCCATATTGGAATCCTTTGGAGTACCTTACTTATATCCAATCATACCAGTTGAATTTCAGGGATGGAATGATATTTTTATCAGAGCACCTTTGAAAATGTTGAAAAACAAACTAACACTTATTGCAAATGTAAGTAGTAATAAAGCTGGAAATACAAAAAAGCAATGA
- a CDS encoding cyclodeaminase/cyclohydrolase family protein, translated as MLSDKPINSFLENIASKPLTPAAGSIAALSAASAAALTEMAANLTSKKPKYHDISAKMKEIAEECSSYREIFLNDIDKDTKAFKKVIDLYLMPLNTESEKEIQQKELQNSFKTAIEIPLSMANNIVELIYAIRFVNKHGCKTSASDVKQAYILAESAVRSSIFLIKSNLVFVHDEDFQTYISKKIDELEANLEM; from the coding sequence ATGCTAAGTGATAAACCAATCAATTCTTTCTTAGAAAATATAGCTTCTAAACCATTAACTCCAGCTGCAGGAAGCATAGCTGCCTTGAGTGCAGCTTCTGCAGCAGCATTAACTGAAATGGCTGCTAACCTTACCTCAAAAAAGCCTAAATATCATGATATTTCAGCTAAAATGAAAGAAATAGCTGAGGAATGTTCTTCCTATAGGGAGATTTTTCTTAATGATATTGATAAAGATACAAAAGCCTTTAAAAAAGTAATAGATTTATATTTAATGCCGTTAAATACAGAATCTGAAAAAGAAATTCAACAAAAGGAATTACAAAATAGTTTTAAAACAGCTATAGAAATACCTCTAAGTATGGCCAATAATATTGTAGAGTTAATTTATGCTATAAGATTTGTTAATAAACATGGGTGTAAAACATCAGCATCAGATGTAAAGCAAGCTTATATTCTGGCAGAATCTGCAGTCCGTTCATCAATTTTTCTTATAAAATCAAATCTTGTCTTTGTCCACGATGAGGATTTTCAAACCTATATTTCAAAAAAAATTGATGAATTAGAGGCAAACTTAGAAATGTAA
- a CDS encoding sensor domain-containing diguanylate cyclase — MYKYKNYIFEVIILLIVTAALYMTNLYSYLLFHSLAELFSVIIGFTLFIVAWNSKNFSKKYFDYLVFIGIAYVFVAFLDLLHTLSYHGMNIFRGYNFYANQLWIGARYLESISLLIPFIFIHFKRKLRPYLTFGIYTVVTSSIIASIFYFKVFPICFIQGKGQTPFKIISEYIICGILTTDIILLRKNKNKFDNKVYGYLFGSIIFTIISEFEFTLYINNYAFSNLLGHYFKIISFYLIYKAVIITCITQPYNTIFKELTDKENELEKTAATDEMTKLYNRRAGMEFLDKEMKNALRSKNNLTICFIDVDNLKKTNDTYGHIEGDNLILNVVKLLVSNVRNSDYVCRIGGDEFLIIFPNIAIKDAELIINRIRSDMDKLNAGSSFNYKVDFSYGFAEYNNIKKVDIDTLIEIADNNMYKNKVQKRK; from the coding sequence ATGTATAAATACAAAAATTATATTTTTGAAGTTATTATTTTATTAATTGTGACAGCAGCTTTGTATATGACCAACCTATATAGCTATTTATTGTTTCACAGCCTTGCAGAATTATTTAGTGTAATAATAGGATTTACTTTGTTTATAGTAGCATGGAATTCAAAAAATTTTTCGAAAAAATATTTTGATTACCTTGTATTCATAGGTATTGCATATGTGTTTGTAGCATTTTTAGATTTACTACATACGCTGTCATACCACGGCATGAACATTTTTAGAGGATATAATTTTTATGCCAATCAATTATGGATAGGAGCACGTTATCTTGAAAGCATTTCTTTGTTGATACCATTTATATTTATACATTTTAAAAGAAAATTGAGACCATATTTAACCTTTGGAATTTATACCGTAGTTACGTCAAGTATTATAGCTTCAATTTTTTATTTCAAGGTATTCCCTATATGTTTTATTCAAGGAAAAGGACAAACCCCATTTAAAATAATTAGCGAATATATTATATGTGGAATATTAACAACTGATATCATATTGTTAAGGAAGAACAAAAATAAATTTGATAATAAAGTTTATGGGTACTTGTTTGGGTCTATTATTTTTACTATAATATCTGAATTTGAGTTTACTTTATATATAAATAACTATGCATTTTCAAACTTGTTAGGGCATTATTTTAAGATAATATCTTTTTATCTTATATATAAGGCAGTTATAATAACCTGTATTACTCAGCCTTATAATACTATATTCAAAGAATTAACAGACAAAGAAAATGAATTAGAAAAAACAGCTGCCACTGATGAAATGACGAAGTTATACAACAGAAGGGCAGGTATGGAGTTCTTGGATAAAGAAATGAAAAATGCATTGAGAAGCAAAAATAATCTAACAATATGTTTTATAGATGTGGATAATTTAAAAAAGACAAATGATACTTATGGTCACATTGAAGGGGACAACCTTATCTTAAATGTAGTCAAGTTGTTAGTCTCTAATGTAAGAAATTCTGACTATGTTTGTAGAATAGGTGGAGATGAATTCCTTATTATATTTCCTAATATTGCTATAAAAGATGCAGAATTAATTATTAATAGAATAAGAAGTGATATGGACAAGCTTAATGCAGGCAGCTCTTTTAATTATAAAGTGGATTTTAGCTATGGTTTTGCAGAATATAATAATATAAAAAAGGTTGATATTGATACTTTAATAGAGATAGCAGATAACAATATGTATAAAAATAAAGTGCAAAAGCGAAAGTAA
- a CDS encoding GtrA family protein, protein MIKLIKFCIVGVANTTITLLSFYLFNKILLINYLLSTVVSYSIGMLNSYILNKEWTFCDKDKRIVLQLIEFTMVNGVSLSLNLIIMHLLVSKLYVDTFLSQVFATGFSIISNYIGSKFIVFHSINESSN, encoded by the coding sequence ATGATTAAGCTAATAAAATTTTGTATAGTTGGGGTCGCTAATACTACTATAACACTGCTTTCTTTTTATCTTTTTAACAAGATTTTGCTGATTAATTACCTTTTAAGTACAGTAGTTTCGTATTCAATAGGTATGTTAAATAGTTATATTTTAAACAAAGAGTGGACTTTCTGTGATAAGGATAAAAGGATAGTTCTTCAACTTATAGAATTCACTATGGTAAATGGAGTATCCTTATCATTAAACTTAATTATTATGCATTTACTAGTGAGCAAACTGTATGTTGATACTTTTCTTTCTCAAGTTTTTGCTACGGGTTTTTCTATTATTTCAAACTATATTGGAAGTAAGTTTATTGTATTTCACAGTATCAATGAAAGTTCAAATTAA